From Plasmodium yoelii strain 17X genome assembly, chromosome: 11, a single genomic window includes:
- a CDS encoding ATP-dependent helicase, putative produces the protein MKSLFCSVINNGRKLKIYIAICLFLLYLINIPFCKTKKRKHFNSIDRNLFVDVKKGYNYYFDNKKNNYFSKKCKNYHKIREFKNVNIQCKEVDEENILQDEEKKNKELFSSIPQINQKIVEFLETKGIKYMTKIQSKSFMPIYEGNDIIGRSETGSGKTIAFALPLVEKLYKNIESQKKIIKNKSNEINSIQHLSEEGNKNDNMDKDPYILVLEPTRELSKQVETTFKEISQFYNFNIMSIYGGESYTYQENKLRKGIQILTGTPGRIIDHIEKKNLSLKNIKYVVLDEADEMLNLGFTHDIERILSYINIKDAQVLLYSATTPSWIKDISSKYLKNPIYIDVINTINKTSKTIQHIAIKTPYDIKEKAMLLEDIILVKSNGGQVIIFTRTKLEADILASEGSFNYLNFSVLHGNIAQSTREHTMQRFRNGMFQVLIATDIAARGLDISNVDLIIQCYPPTYPAIYIHRSGRTGRANKKGISIVLFSNEDKNDVIKIEKNCGIKFLTESLPSNEQVFHSVSKIILKKIENVNSEVLPFFYKSANELIEKSNLLNIDQINLISRCLAIISKKEYIKKRSLISGLSDTITLTFLNKKRKWKNIHDVIYWINKLSNELNVNVFNKILQIKINNKDQSFSYFDLNQKLAENLIQNFNNMAKMENKQTFDLSIAQNIPPQSELSSDSYRTNSQKKRNYSQKKIHYSYKNRPSYY, from the coding sequence ATGAAATCATTATTTTGTAGTGTAATAAATAATGgtagaaaattaaaaatatatattgccATTTGTTTGTTTCTGCTGTATCTAATAAATATACCATTTTGCAAGACAAAGAAAAGGAAACACTTTAATTCAATTGATAGAAATTTATTTGTAGATGTAAAAAAGGGATATAactattattttgataataaaaaaaataattatttttcaaaaaaatgcaaaaattatCACAAAATAAGAGAGTTTAAAAATGTCAATATACAATGTAAAGAAGTggatgaagaaaatatattgcaagatgaggaaaaaaaaaataaagaattattttctaGCATACCTCAAATTAACCAAAAAATTGTTGAGTTTTTAGAAACAAAaggaataaaatatatgacaaAAATACAATCAAAAAGCTTTATGCCAATATATGAAGGTAATGATATAATAGGAAGATCAGAAACGGGTTCTGGAAAAACAATAGCATTTGCTCTGCCATTAgttgaaaaattatataaaaatatagaatcccaaaaaaaaataataaaaaataaatcaaacgAAATAAATTCTATACAACATTTATCTGAagaaggaaataaaaatgacaaTATGGATAAAGATCCATACATTTTGGTTTTAGAACCCACTCGAGAATTATCAAAACAAGTAGAAACTACATTTAAAGAAATTAGTCAattctataattttaatattatgtCTATATATGGAGGAGAAAGTTATACATATCAAGAAAATAAATTGAGAAAAGGAATACAAATATTAACAGGGACACCTGGTCGTATAATTGatcatatagaaaaaaaaaatttatcattaaaaaatataaaatatgttgtATTAGATGAAGCAGATGAAATGTTAAATTTAGGTTTTACTCATGATATTGAACGAATATTaagttatataaatatcaaaGATGCACAAGTACTTTTATATTCTGCTACTACTCCATCATGGATTAAAGATATTAGCTCTAAATATTTAAAGAACCCAATATACATAGATGTAATAAATACTATTAATAAAACATCTAAAACTATACAACATATAGCAATAAAAACACCTTatgatataaaagaaaaagcaATGCTTTTAGAAGATATTATTTTAGTAAAATCAAATGGTGGTcaagttattatttttactcGAACAAAATTAGAAGCTGATATTTTAGCCTCGGAAGGatcatttaattatttaaatttttcagTCTTACATGGTAATATAGCACAATCAACTAGAGAACATACAATGCAAAGATTTAGAAATGGAATGTTTCAAGTATTAATTGCAACAGATATTGCAGCTAGAGGACTCGATATATCAAATGTTGATCTAATTATACAATGTTATCCGCCAACTTATCCggctatttatatacatagaTCTGGAAGAACTGGAAGagcaaataaaaaaggaatatcaatcgttttattttccaatgaagataaaaatgatgtaataaaaatagaaaaaaattgtgGTATTAAATTTCTTACAGAATCATTACCAAGTAATGAACAAGTTTTTCATTCTGTttctaaaataattttaaaaaaaatcgaaaatgtaaatagtgaagttttaccatttttttataaaagtgCAAATGAGCTAATTGAAAaatcaaatttattaaatattgatcaaataaatttaatatcaaGATGTTTAGCtattatatcaaaaaaagaatatataaaaaaaagatcATTAATTAGTGGTTTATCAGATACTATTactttaacatttttaaataaaaaaagaaaatggaaaaatatacatGATGTTATTTATTGGATTAATAAATTGTCAAATGAATTAAATGTTAatgtatttaataaaattttacaaattaaaataaataataaagatcAATCATTTTCTTATTTTGATCTTAATCAAAAATTAGCTGAAAATCTAAttcaaaattttaataatatggcaaaaatggaaaataaacaaacatTTGATTTGTCTATTGCTCAAAATATTCCTCCTCAATCTGAATTATCATCAGATTCATATCGAACTaattcacaaaaaaaaagaaactattcacaaaaaaaaatacattattCTTACAAAAATCGTCCATCTTACTACTAA